A DNA window from Castanea sativa cultivar Marrone di Chiusa Pesio chromosome 7, ASM4071231v1 contains the following coding sequences:
- the LOC142642278 gene encoding uncharacterized protein LOC142642278: MPQKAKYAHNIPRYEMARLDRMRQNQERIDALGLKHISTSLKDSAQSNCAKGKRSRASVMVDDDYVSPIGDDDNDDESSNSIIHKLQMALGRLTCSRGEASIPVVQSTVQSTETPPEANPFAQSSSSVEAQATDALASTTGAQLYPDPEQVLGSGPMSLI; the protein is encoded by the exons atgcccCAAAAGGCCAAATACGCTCATAATATACCAAGGTATGAGATGGCAAGATTGGATAGAATGAGgcaaaaccaagagagaattGATGCTTTAGGATTGAAGCACATCTCAACTTCTCTAAAGGATTCTGCTCAGTCCAACTgtgcaaaagggaaaagaagtagAGCTAGTGTTATGGTAGATGATGATTATGTATCACCTATTGGTgacgatgacaatgatgatgagtcaTCTAATTCTATAATCCATAAG TTACAGATGGCACTAGGACGGCTTACATGCTCGCGAGGTGAGGCATCTATTCCGGTGGTCCAATCTACAGTTCAATCTACGGAAACACCTCCTGAGGCAAATCCTTTTGCCCAAAGTTCTTCTAGTGTAGAGGCGCAGGCTACCGATGCATTAGCTAGCACGACTG gtgcacaattgtacccggacccagaacaagtgttgggctcaggcccaatgagccttatataa